GCGCAGGCCCGGCGGCGTGTGCCCGAAGGACGGCACGCCCCTCGTCCGGCGCACGATCGGCGGCCGCACGACCTGGTCGTGCCCCACCCACCAGCTCTGAGCCGGTCACCATGCCTTCGGCTTCTGGGTGCGCTCAACCACCGTCACGGTTGTTGAGCGCTCCAAGAACGCACCGCGTCCTGGCCGTCACGTATCGCGGCAGACGCAGAATTCGTTGCCGACCGGGTCGGACATCACCTGGAACGCCCATTCGTCGCCCTCGATGACGGGCTCGCCGAGCCGGGTCGCCCCCAACTCCTCCAACTGCTCCATGAACGGCTCGGGCTCGGCGACGTAGAGATCGAGGTGCAGCCGGTTCTTCGTCGCCTTGGGCTCGGGCACGCGCTGCAGGAACACGACCGGCCCGTCGCCGTCAGGCGGCGCGAGGTCGATGAACCCGTCGCCGTCGTCCTCCTCGCGCCGGTAGCCGAGGGCGAACTCCCAGAACGGCGCCAGCGCGTCGGGGTCGGGACAGTCGATGCCGATCTCGAGACGAGGACGGCCGGTCACGTCGAGGCGGCCGCGATCGCCGCGTTCACGACGGTGGACACGCGGTCGCCGCCGAGGAGGTTGAGCTCGAGGCGGTCGAGGGTGACGGCGATCGCCAGCTCGGCCTTCGGGTCGGCGAGGGCCACGGAACCGCCGTAGCCGGCGTGGCCGAACGCCTCATCGTTCGGTCCCGCGATCGCGAGCATCCCACCTCCGCCCATGAACCCGAGGCGCCAGTTCATCGGCAGGACCAGCACCAGATCGGGTCGGGTGTTCTGCACGGTGGTGGCCCGGGCGAGCGTCTCCGCCGACAACAAGCGCACGCCGTCACGCTCGCCCCCACGCTCGAGCGTCGCGTAGAACGCGGCGAGGGAGCGGGCGGTGAACGCGCCCGAAAACGCGGGACCGCAGGTCGAGAGGCCCAGAGGGCTGTTGACGAACTCGACGATGTCACCGTCGGGCGACAGCGCGCGCCAGGCGATCGAGTCGGGCGGCACGAACGCCGAGAACGTGGCTTCGTCGATCTCCGGGGCAGTGAGGGGGGCGGCCCGGTGGTGCTCCGATTCCGGCGTGCCGATGTAGAAGCCGTCGAGGTCGAGGGGGCCGGCGATCTCGTCCGCGAGGAAGGGTGAGAGGTCACGACCGTCGATGCGCCGGACGAGCTCGCCCACCATCCAGCCGAAGTTCACCGCGTGATACCCGTTCGCGCTGCCCGGCTCCCAGAGGGGCTCGAGCCTCTCCATCATCGCCACCATCGCGTCCCAGTCGGCCATCACCGACACATCTGGTACCTCGCCGCGGATCTGGGGAACCCCCGCCTCGTGGCAGAGCACGTGGCGGATCGTCACCGCCTTCTTGCCGAACTCGGGCCAGACCGAGGCGACGGGCGCGTCGTAGTCGATGCCGGCACGCTCCATCGCCATGTGCAGTGCGGTGGACGCCGGGCCCTTGGTCGTCGAGAACGACACCGCGATCGTGCTTTCCGACCAGCCCGCGCCCCCCCAGATGTCGACAACGGGATCGCCGCGGTGGCGCACGGCGATCGCCGCGCCGTGGTGGGCGCCCGAGGCCAGCTGGGCGGCCAGGAGCTCGGCCACTGCCGAGAACCGCGTGTCGCACCATCCCCCGATCGCCTCCGGCAGCTTCATCTCGGCCATGCTCAACCTTCCCAGATCGACGTCGCGAACGTGCCGGCCTCGACGACGGCACGGCTCCACGGGCGGGCGATGGCGCGCAGGCGGTCGCACGCCTCGGTTCCGATGTGTCGCCACGGGCCCCGCGCGAGCGCGTCGGTGCGTTGCTCCACACTCGTGCGATGGGCCCGACCCGCGGTGGTCAGCGTGCCTTCGGCATCGAGCCAACCGCGGGCGCGCAGCCCTTCCGTCGCGGCGCGCCACTCGTCGTCCGGCCAGGCCCGGCTGGTGCGAAGCACCGCGGCCGGCACGTCACCGGTAGCGGCGTGCATCACGAGCGCCTCACAGCCGCTGACGTTCTCGGACGTGAGCACGGCGACGTGGCCGTCACCCCGGTGCTCGCGGAGCAGGGTGACCGCGTGCCAGAGGACGAGGTGTGGCTCCGCGGGCCAGGACAGCGACGCGTGACCTGCGTAGAGCGGGCGTCCCTCGGGCCGGCAGGCGAGCGCGGCGGCGCGCGCGAGGGCTGCGGCCTCGGCCATCTCGGCGCTGTCGACCGCGGCACCGAGCAGTCGCTCGAGGGCCGCGCCGGCGAGCCGGAAACGCGCGTCGACGATGCGCTCGGGCGGCGAAGCGGCCCAGGCCTTCGGGATGTGGCGCCGCACGAGATCGGGATGGAAGTTGAAGAAGGTGGCGATCACGACCTCGGCCCCGACCGCGCCCATCGGCGCGGCGCGGGTCGCGAAGTAGCCGGCGCGGTGTTCCTCGAAACCGAGCCTCGCGTACTCCTCGGGCGCCTCGGGCGCGAAGTACACCATCCCGTGCAGCGGCTCGAGCGTGCGCCACATCTTGCGGGCCGTGACGGCGTCGTCGAGGGCCTCGGGCACGTCCTGACACTAGGCGAGGCTCCTCACCCGGCGACCGAACGAACCGTCGCCCCGGCGTGCCCGAGGTCACTTGACGAATACCGGTCGGTATCGCATACTGACACGTATGACATACCGAGCGGTATCAGAGAAGGAGCGGGCAGCCGAGGCGGCCGCCCTCGCCTGGCTCGGGGAGCGCCTGCGCTTCGAAGCATGGCTCGAGCGGGCGCGTGAAGAGCACGGGCCCCGGCCCGATTCGGGTCTCGCCGCCGCGGCATGACCGTGGTCCAGACTGGGGAACGTGGCCCGGCCGACGCGCACGCCCGAGACGCGCACGCGCAAGATGAGTACGGCCAGGACGCGCACGACCAAGCCGACGCGTGACGAGAAGAAGGCCCTCACTCGCCGGCGCCTGCTCGATGCCGCGGCCGAGGTCTTCGCGCACCGTGGCTTCGCGGCGACGTCGCTCGACGAGGTCGCCGAGGTAGCGGGGTTCTCGAAGGGAGCCGTCTACTCGAACTTCGCAGGGAAGGAGGACCTCTTCCTCTCCGTGCTCGACGAGCACGTGACCCGGCAGATGCTCGACATCCGCGGCGAGATCGACGTCACACGCACCGCGGGGGAGCAGGTGATGGAAGCCGGACAGCGCTTCATGGACCTGTTCCAGCGCGAGCGTGCCTGGTACCTCCTGTCGTTCGAGTTCCTCGTCTACGCGGCGCGCAATCCCGAGTTCCAGGTCGAGTTCGCCGCACGCCAGCGCGCCCAGCGCGAGGCCGTGGTCGCCATGCTGAAGGAGAACGCCGCGGCCATGGAGATCCCGATGTCGTTGCCGCCCGAGCGGATGGCCGTCGCGTTGGAGGCGCTCGCCAACGGTATCGCCTTCGCGAAGTTGGCCGACGAGCAGGGCGTTCCCGACGATCTTGTCGGCGAGCTGTTCGCGGTGCTCGTGCTCCCCAGCGAGCAGCCACCCCCGTGAGCCGGGTCTTCTTCGACGAGGTGGCCGACGCGCTCGTCGGGTTCCTGTCCCCGCGATGGCGCCGGTTCTCCTCGCGGGTGTCGAGCCGCAACCTCAAGGTCTGGTACGCGGGCGACGGGCGGGAGCACTACGAGGTCCAGCTCCTCTCGTCGAAGCGCCTGGAGATCGGGTTCCACGCCGAGCACCGTGATCGCCTCGTCAACGAAGCCGTGCTCGCCCGCCTTCTCGAGCAGGAGCCGCAATGGCGGGAGGTGCTGGGCGACGACGCCGTTGCCGGCGCGTTCATCGGCGCCGGACCGCGAGTGCCTTGGCGGCGTCTGTCCGAGGTCTGGGACGGCGTCGACGTCGAGGGGCCCGAGACGGCGATCGAAGCCGCCGAACGGCTGGGTGGGTACATCGGCGCGCTCGAGCCCCGACGGGCGTGAGGGGAGTCCCGTGAGCGCAAGGATCGGGAGGACGATCTCCGAGTCGACCGCGAGCTTCGCACCGCTGCCCGTGCCCCCCGCCGGAGCGCCCAACGTGGTGGTGATCGTCCTCGACGACCTCGGGTTCGCCCAGCTCGGCTGCTTCGGTTCCGACATCGCGACCCCGCACATCGACGCGCTGGCCGCCGGCGGTCTCCGCTACAACCGCTTCCACGTCACGTCGCTCTGCTCGCCCACACGCGCCTGCCTGCTCACGGGGCGCAATCACCACGCCGTCGGCATGGGCTTCCTCGCCGACATCCCGATCGGGTTCCCGGGCTACAACGGCACCATCCCCCGCTCGGCCGCGACGTTGCCGCGCATCCTGCGCGACACGGGCTACAGCACGTTCGCGGTCGGCAAATGGCACCTGGCGCCGCGCTGGGAGCTCAGCGCGTCGGGGCCCTTCGACCGCTGGCCGCTGGGCCTCGGCTTCGAGCGTTTCTACGGCTTCCTCGGCGGCGACACCAACCAGTGGACACCGGAGCTCGTGGCGGACAACGGATTCGTGGAGCCGCCGCGTTCGCCGCAGGACGGCTACCACCTCACCGAGGATCTGGCCGACCGTGCGATCCGCTTCGTGCACGACCAGCAACAGGCCACGCCGGGCAAGCCGTTCTTCCTCTACCTCGCGACGGGAGCCATGCACGCGCCCCATCACGTGGCGCCCGAGTGGATCGAGCGCTACCGCGGCCGCTTCGACCGGGGCTGGGAGGCGTGGCGCGACGACGCGTTCGCCCGTCAGCGCGAGATCGGTGTCGTGCCCGACGGCACGACGCTCACCGCCCGCCCGAGCTGGGTGGACGCGTGGGACGGGCTCTCGAACGACCGGCGCCGGCTCTTCGCGCGGATGATGGAGGTGTTCGCCGGGTTCCTCAGCCACACCGACGCGCAGATCGGTCGCGTCGTCGACTTCCTCGCGCAGACCGGCACCCTCGACGACACGCTCCTGATCCTGTGCTCCGACAACGGTACGAGCGCAGAGGGCGGTCCCCTGGGATCGCTCAACGAGCACCGGTTCACGCACGACCGGACGGACGACATCGCGGACACGTTGGCGCACCTCGACGACCTCGGCGGCTTCCACGCGTACAACCACTACGCCTGGGGCTGGGCCTGGGCCGGCAACGCGCCGTTCCGGCTGTGGAAGCGGTACACGTGGTTGGGCGGCGTGCGCACGCCGCTCGTGGTGCACTGGCCGCGCCGGTTGGAGACTCCCGGTGAGGTGCGCGGGCAGTTCTGCCATGCGGTCGACATCACGCCGACCGTGCTGGACGCCGTGGGCATCGAGCAACCCGAGATCGTCGACGGCACGCGTCAGCAACCGGTCGACGGGGTCAGCCTGCTCCCGACCTTCGCCGATGCGGACGCGCCCGATCCGCGGCGCACGCAGTACTTCGAGATGCTCGGCAGTCGCGCCATCTACCACGACGGATGGAAGGCCACCACCGACCACGTCGGGCGCCAGCTCACGGTCGAGCGGGAGCTGCTCGAGGGGAGCCTCGACTTCGAGACCGATCGCTGGGAGCTGTTCGACCTCGACCACGACTTCTCCGAGGCCCGCGACCTGTCGGCCGAGCACCCCGAGCGTGTGCGCCGGCTCGAGCAGCTCTGGTGGGCCGAGGCGGGACGCAACCAGGTGCTGCCGATCGACGACACGTTCATCGGCCGCGCGGTCGCGATGGTGCCGTCACCGTGGGGGCTCCGTCGGCGCGCGGTCTACCGCCCCGGTGGGGGCGCCGTCGCGGAGGACACGTTGCCGCCGCTGGGCGCGGGCTTCCGGCTGCTGGCCGACATCGAGGTGGGGGAGAGGGCCGAGGGCATCGTCGTCGCCCTGGGCGACTGGAACAACGGCTTTGCCTTCTATCTGCTCGCCGGTGCTCCGGTTGCGGTGTTCAACCTCTTCGGTGAGCTCTCTCGAGTCGCGGCGGAGGGGCCGATGGCTGCCGGCGAGCACACCGTCGGCCTCGAGTACGTGCGCACGCCCGCGGGTGGCGGTCCGGTGGCCCTGGTGGTCGACGGGCGGACGGTCGGTGGTGGGCTCCTCGGGCAGGACCTGCCGTTCCGATGGCAGATCGGAGGGACGGGCCTGCTCGTCGGCCGCGACCGCGGCTTTCCCGTGTGTGACGAGTACCACCCGCCGTTCGCCTTCACGGGCACGATTCGCCACGTCGCGGTCGAGGCGCCACCGGCGTCACCTCGCGACACCGCGGCCGAGGTGCGAGAGGCCCTGCGCCACGAGTGATGGGTCGGTCAGCGCGCCGGTCGGGTGCGCGACCCGGCTTCAACGTGCCGTTGACACAGGAGCCCCCGACCCGCAGGTCGGGGGCTCCTGGCTTGCCGTTGCCGCTTCGGGGCGGCCATGGC
This genomic window from Actinomycetota bacterium contains:
- a CDS encoding VOC family protein, with product MGIDCPDPDALAPFWEFALGYRREEDDGDGFIDLAPPDGDGPVVFLQRVPEPKATKNRLHLDLYVAEPEPFMEQLEELGATRLGEPVIEGDEWAFQVMSDPVGNEFCVCRDT
- a CDS encoding beta-lactamase family protein — translated: MAEMKLPEAIGGWCDTRFSAVAELLAAQLASGAHHGAAIAVRHRGDPVVDIWGGAGWSESTIAVSFSTTKGPASTALHMAMERAGIDYDAPVASVWPEFGKKAVTIRHVLCHEAGVPQIRGEVPDVSVMADWDAMVAMMERLEPLWEPGSANGYHAVNFGWMVGELVRRIDGRDLSPFLADEIAGPLDLDGFYIGTPESEHHRAAPLTAPEIDEATFSAFVPPDSIAWRALSPDGDIVEFVNSPLGLSTCGPAFSGAFTARSLAAFYATLERGGERDGVRLLSAETLARATTVQNTRPDLVLVLPMNWRLGFMGGGGMLAIAGPNDEAFGHAGYGGSVALADPKAELAIAVTLDRLELNLLGGDRVSTVVNAAIAAAST
- a CDS encoding TetR/AcrR family transcriptional regulator, whose product is MARPTRTPETRTRKMSTARTRTTKPTRDEKKALTRRRLLDAAAEVFAHRGFAATSLDEVAEVAGFSKGAVYSNFAGKEDLFLSVLDEHVTRQMLDIRGEIDVTRTAGEQVMEAGQRFMDLFQRERAWYLLSFEFLVYAARNPEFQVEFAARQRAQREAVVAMLKENAAAMEIPMSLPPERMAVALEALANGIAFAKLADEQGVPDDLVGELFAVLVLPSEQPPP
- a CDS encoding arylsulfatase; amino-acid sequence: MSESTASFAPLPVPPAGAPNVVVIVLDDLGFAQLGCFGSDIATPHIDALAAGGLRYNRFHVTSLCSPTRACLLTGRNHHAVGMGFLADIPIGFPGYNGTIPRSAATLPRILRDTGYSTFAVGKWHLAPRWELSASGPFDRWPLGLGFERFYGFLGGDTNQWTPELVADNGFVEPPRSPQDGYHLTEDLADRAIRFVHDQQQATPGKPFFLYLATGAMHAPHHVAPEWIERYRGRFDRGWEAWRDDAFARQREIGVVPDGTTLTARPSWVDAWDGLSNDRRRLFARMMEVFAGFLSHTDAQIGRVVDFLAQTGTLDDTLLILCSDNGTSAEGGPLGSLNEHRFTHDRTDDIADTLAHLDDLGGFHAYNHYAWGWAWAGNAPFRLWKRYTWLGGVRTPLVVHWPRRLETPGEVRGQFCHAVDITPTVLDAVGIEQPEIVDGTRQQPVDGVSLLPTFADADAPDPRRTQYFEMLGSRAIYHDGWKATTDHVGRQLTVERELLEGSLDFETDRWELFDLDHDFSEARDLSAEHPERVRRLEQLWWAEAGRNQVLPIDDTFIGRAVAMVPSPWGLRRRAVYRPGGGAVAEDTLPPLGAGFRLLADIEVGERAEGIVVALGDWNNGFAFYLLAGAPVAVFNLFGELSRVAAEGPMAAGEHTVGLEYVRTPAGGGPVALVVDGRTVGGGLLGQDLPFRWQIGGTGLLVGRDRGFPVCDEYHPPFAFTGTIRHVAVEAPPASPRDTAAEVREALRHE